The Coffea arabica cultivar ET-39 chromosome 3c, Coffea Arabica ET-39 HiFi, whole genome shotgun sequence genome contains a region encoding:
- the LOC113734357 gene encoding uncharacterized protein isoform X2 produces the protein MANQGHTIFLEDWLYQNSGIGDTISSRKSSSLSAQAIIQAWTDLRDSLQSQSFEPHHLQSLKILCGSQNVLYVADPQAKLLLSILSLPNVSLPPESYPLFLRLLYIWVRKSSKQSLIMIDSTVEVLSDIFSEKFYINKSSSFFSEGVLLLGAISFVPSVSEKSKTFCLELLCKLVEQEYQMIGVLEGVLPNVLGGIGYALSSSVNAYFVSILDFLFEIWEKQDGPSASVPYGLMILHMVEWVLSNCINSHSTDKADLFRRVMLVNRKPSYSSFALVMAAAGVLKVLNRSGSNDFMPLKVSAEELIGTVATDLVARTGGVNASGTELRDSVLLQCISLGAARSGSISYSASLLLCLALALLGEIFPLVRMYQKMLDLSVGSFEGLLVNEVKEHLASTSFREAGAITGAFCNQYVSADEETKNSIENLIWEHCQEIYLQHQHVAFVYQGGKSGLLGDLEKIAESAFLMVVLFALAVTKYRLGPNSSQDTRLTLSVRILVSFSCMEYFRRMRLPEYMDTIRAAVVSVQENESACVSFVKSMPSYSDLTSKHGFSNLQKMEYLWSNDDVQTARILFYLRVIPTCIEHLPTSLFRKVVAPTMFLYMGHQNGKVARASHSMFVAFISSGKDPNQEERASLKEQLVFYYMQRSLEGYPGITPFEGMASGVAAIARHLPAGSPSIFYCIHVLVEKASSMCGAVNSEDTELQKIREGEWELCQKMVELLLRLLSLVDIQVLPTLMKLLAQLIVRLPKDEQNVVLDELFQHVAESDDVTRKPTLVSWLQSLSYLCSQDTGERGTDIKSAENAAPLNMATLNLNGISSRL, from the exons ATGGCAAATCAAGGTCATACCATATTCCTTGAGGACTGGTTATATCAGAACAGTGGTATTGGTGACACTATAAGTTCCAGAAAGTCTTCTTCCTTATCTGcccaagccatcatccaagCTTGGACTGATCTTAGGGACTCACTTCAATCACAGTCTTTTGAACCTCATCATCTGCAATCTTTGAAAATCCTCTGTGGCTCTCAGAATGTCCTTTATGTTGCAGATCCTCAGGCAAAGCTTCTACTTTCAATTCTATCCTTACCTAATGTCTCTCTTCCACCTGAGTCGTATCCTCTCTTTCTTAGGCTACTGTATATATGGGTCAGGAAATCTTCCAAACAGTCTTTGATTATGATTGACTCAACGGTTGAGGTTCTGTCAGACATTTTCTCTGAGAAATTCTACATCAACAAAAGCTCAAGTTTCTTTTCTGAAGGTGTTCTCCTTTTGGGAGCTATTTCTTTTGTACCTTCTGTATCTGAAAAATCCAAAACATTCTGCTTGGAGTTGCTCTGCAAGCTAGTGGAACAGGAATATCAAATGATTGGTGTATTGGAAGGAGTTCTACCCAATGTTTTAGGGGGAATTGGTTATGCTTTATCTTCTTCTGTGAATGCctattttgtttcaattttagactTCCTTTTTGAGATATGGGAGAAACAGGATGGTCCATCTGCTAGTGTTCCTTATGGGCTCATGATACTGCATATGGTTGAGTGGGTTCTATCTAATTGCATAAACTCGCATTCCACAGACAAAGCAGATCTTTTTAGGAGGGTGATGTTGGTAAATAGGAAGCCCTCTTATTCTTCATTTGCCTTGGTCATGGCTGCAGCTGGTGTTCTGAAGGTTCTCAATAGATCTGGATCAAATGATTTTATGCCTTTAAAAGTTTCTGCGGAGGAGCTGATTGGAACAGTGGCAACAGACCTTGTAGCTAGAACTGGAGGTGTTAATGCTTCTGGCACTGAACTTAGAGACAGTGTTCTCCTACAATGTATATCCCTAGGTGCAGCTCGTAGTGGCTCCATTTCCTATTCTGCTTCTCTTCTTTTATGCCTTGCTTTAGCATTATTAGGTGAGATTTTCCCTTTGGTGCGCATGTACCAGAAGATGCTTGATTTGTCTGTTGGCAGTTTCGAAGGACTTTTGGTTAATGAGGTTAAAGAGCATCTAGCCAGTACTAGTTTTAGGGAAGCAGGGGCTATAACTGGGGCATTTTGCAATCAGTATGTCTCAGCTGATGAAGAAACCAAGAACAGTATTGAAAATCTTATCTGGGAGCACTGTCAGGAGATCTACTTGCAGCATCAACACGTTGCTTTTGTATATCAAGGTGGCAAGAGTGGGCTCCTTGGAGATTTGGAGAAAATTGCTGAATCTGCTTTCCTTATGGTTGTGCTTTTTGCACTGGCAGTCACAAAGTATAGGTTAGGCCCTAATAGTAGCCAAGATACTCGCTTGACGCTTTCAGTTAGGATAttggtttctttttcttgcatgGAATATTTCCGAAGGATGCGTTTGCCTGAGTATATGGATACAATAAGAGCAGCTGTAGTAAGTGTTCAGGAGAATGAATCAGCTTGCGTCTCATTTGTAAAATCCATGCCATCTTATAGCGATTTGACTAGTAAACATG GTTTTTCCAACTTGCAGAAAATGGAGTATCTATGGTCCAATGACGATGTACAGACAGCTCGGATCTTATTTTACTTGCGGGTTATCCCGACTTGCATTGAGCATTTACCGACCTCTTTATTTAGGAAGGTGGTGGCTCCAACTATGTTTCT ATATATGGGACATCAAAATGGAAAAGTGGCTAGAGCTTCACATTCAATGTTTGTGGCATTCATTTCATCCGGCAAGGATCCTAACCAGGAAGAAAGAGCTTCATTGAAGGAGCAACTTGTCTTCTACTACATGCAGAGATCTTTAGAG GGGTATCCAGGGATCACCCCTTTTGAAGGAATGGCTTCTGGAGTTGCTGCAATTGCTCGACATCTTCCTGCTGGTAGCCCATCAATCTTTTACTGCATTCATGTTCTCGTTGAAAAAGCTAGTAGTATGTGTGGTGCAGTCAACAGTGAGGACACTGAGTTGCAGAAGATTAGGGAAGGAGAGTGGGAACTGTGTCAGAAAATGGTAGAGTTGCTTTTACGGCTGCTTTCTTTGGTCGACATACAG GTTCTACCGACTTTAATGAAGCTGTTGGCACAGCTGATTGTCCGACTACCTAAAGATGAACAAAATGTGGTCCTCGACGAGTTATTTCAACATGTTGCAGAATCTGATGATGTTACTCGGAAACCAACATTGGTTTCATGGCTACAGTCACTGTCTTATCTATGTTCTCAGGATACTGGTGAAAGAGGAACAGATATTAAATCTGCCGAAAATGCTGCTCCTTTGAACATGGCCACTTTGAATCTGAATGGAATCAGTTCACGACTTTAA
- the LOC113734357 gene encoding uncharacterized protein isoform X1, producing the protein MANQGHTIFLEDWLYQNSGIGDTISSRKSSSLSAQAIIQAWTDLRDSLQSQSFEPHHLQSLKILCGSQNVLYVADPQAKLLLSILSLPNVSLPPESYPLFLRLLYIWVRKSSKQSLIMIDSTVEVLSDIFSEKFYINKSSSFFSEGVLLLGAISFVPSVSEKSKTFCLELLCKLVEQEYQMIGVLEGVLPNVLGGIGYALSSSVNAYFVSILDFLFEIWEKQDGPSASVPYGLMILHMVEWVLSNCINSHSTDKADLFRRVMLVNRKPSYSSFALVMAAAGVLKVLNRSGSNDFMPLKVSAEELIGTVATDLVARTGGVNASGTELRDSVLLQCISLGAARSGSISYSASLLLCLALALLGEIFPLVRMYQKMLDLSVGSFEGLLVNEVKEHLASTSFREAGAITGAFCNQYVSADEETKNSIENLIWEHCQEIYLQHQHVAFVYQGGKSGLLGDLEKIAESAFLMVVLFALAVTKYRLGPNSSQDTRLTLSVRILVSFSCMEYFRRMRLPEYMDTIRAAVVSVQENESACVSFVKSMPSYSDLTSKHAGFSNLQKMEYLWSNDDVQTARILFYLRVIPTCIEHLPTSLFRKVVAPTMFLYMGHQNGKVARASHSMFVAFISSGKDPNQEERASLKEQLVFYYMQRSLEGYPGITPFEGMASGVAAIARHLPAGSPSIFYCIHVLVEKASSMCGAVNSEDTELQKIREGEWELCQKMVELLLRLLSLVDIQVLPTLMKLLAQLIVRLPKDEQNVVLDELFQHVAESDDVTRKPTLVSWLQSLSYLCSQDTGERGTDIKSAENAAPLNMATLNLNGISSRL; encoded by the exons ATGGCAAATCAAGGTCATACCATATTCCTTGAGGACTGGTTATATCAGAACAGTGGTATTGGTGACACTATAAGTTCCAGAAAGTCTTCTTCCTTATCTGcccaagccatcatccaagCTTGGACTGATCTTAGGGACTCACTTCAATCACAGTCTTTTGAACCTCATCATCTGCAATCTTTGAAAATCCTCTGTGGCTCTCAGAATGTCCTTTATGTTGCAGATCCTCAGGCAAAGCTTCTACTTTCAATTCTATCCTTACCTAATGTCTCTCTTCCACCTGAGTCGTATCCTCTCTTTCTTAGGCTACTGTATATATGGGTCAGGAAATCTTCCAAACAGTCTTTGATTATGATTGACTCAACGGTTGAGGTTCTGTCAGACATTTTCTCTGAGAAATTCTACATCAACAAAAGCTCAAGTTTCTTTTCTGAAGGTGTTCTCCTTTTGGGAGCTATTTCTTTTGTACCTTCTGTATCTGAAAAATCCAAAACATTCTGCTTGGAGTTGCTCTGCAAGCTAGTGGAACAGGAATATCAAATGATTGGTGTATTGGAAGGAGTTCTACCCAATGTTTTAGGGGGAATTGGTTATGCTTTATCTTCTTCTGTGAATGCctattttgtttcaattttagactTCCTTTTTGAGATATGGGAGAAACAGGATGGTCCATCTGCTAGTGTTCCTTATGGGCTCATGATACTGCATATGGTTGAGTGGGTTCTATCTAATTGCATAAACTCGCATTCCACAGACAAAGCAGATCTTTTTAGGAGGGTGATGTTGGTAAATAGGAAGCCCTCTTATTCTTCATTTGCCTTGGTCATGGCTGCAGCTGGTGTTCTGAAGGTTCTCAATAGATCTGGATCAAATGATTTTATGCCTTTAAAAGTTTCTGCGGAGGAGCTGATTGGAACAGTGGCAACAGACCTTGTAGCTAGAACTGGAGGTGTTAATGCTTCTGGCACTGAACTTAGAGACAGTGTTCTCCTACAATGTATATCCCTAGGTGCAGCTCGTAGTGGCTCCATTTCCTATTCTGCTTCTCTTCTTTTATGCCTTGCTTTAGCATTATTAGGTGAGATTTTCCCTTTGGTGCGCATGTACCAGAAGATGCTTGATTTGTCTGTTGGCAGTTTCGAAGGACTTTTGGTTAATGAGGTTAAAGAGCATCTAGCCAGTACTAGTTTTAGGGAAGCAGGGGCTATAACTGGGGCATTTTGCAATCAGTATGTCTCAGCTGATGAAGAAACCAAGAACAGTATTGAAAATCTTATCTGGGAGCACTGTCAGGAGATCTACTTGCAGCATCAACACGTTGCTTTTGTATATCAAGGTGGCAAGAGTGGGCTCCTTGGAGATTTGGAGAAAATTGCTGAATCTGCTTTCCTTATGGTTGTGCTTTTTGCACTGGCAGTCACAAAGTATAGGTTAGGCCCTAATAGTAGCCAAGATACTCGCTTGACGCTTTCAGTTAGGATAttggtttctttttcttgcatgGAATATTTCCGAAGGATGCGTTTGCCTGAGTATATGGATACAATAAGAGCAGCTGTAGTAAGTGTTCAGGAGAATGAATCAGCTTGCGTCTCATTTGTAAAATCCATGCCATCTTATAGCGATTTGACTAGTAAACATG CAGGTTTTTCCAACTTGCAGAAAATGGAGTATCTATGGTCCAATGACGATGTACAGACAGCTCGGATCTTATTTTACTTGCGGGTTATCCCGACTTGCATTGAGCATTTACCGACCTCTTTATTTAGGAAGGTGGTGGCTCCAACTATGTTTCT ATATATGGGACATCAAAATGGAAAAGTGGCTAGAGCTTCACATTCAATGTTTGTGGCATTCATTTCATCCGGCAAGGATCCTAACCAGGAAGAAAGAGCTTCATTGAAGGAGCAACTTGTCTTCTACTACATGCAGAGATCTTTAGAG GGGTATCCAGGGATCACCCCTTTTGAAGGAATGGCTTCTGGAGTTGCTGCAATTGCTCGACATCTTCCTGCTGGTAGCCCATCAATCTTTTACTGCATTCATGTTCTCGTTGAAAAAGCTAGTAGTATGTGTGGTGCAGTCAACAGTGAGGACACTGAGTTGCAGAAGATTAGGGAAGGAGAGTGGGAACTGTGTCAGAAAATGGTAGAGTTGCTTTTACGGCTGCTTTCTTTGGTCGACATACAG GTTCTACCGACTTTAATGAAGCTGTTGGCACAGCTGATTGTCCGACTACCTAAAGATGAACAAAATGTGGTCCTCGACGAGTTATTTCAACATGTTGCAGAATCTGATGATGTTACTCGGAAACCAACATTGGTTTCATGGCTACAGTCACTGTCTTATCTATGTTCTCAGGATACTGGTGAAAGAGGAACAGATATTAAATCTGCCGAAAATGCTGCTCCTTTGAACATGGCCACTTTGAATCTGAATGGAATCAGTTCACGACTTTAA